One genomic region from Amycolatopsis sp. FBCC-B4732 encodes:
- a CDS encoding alpha-L-fucosidase, with translation MTFRGLVLAAVVVSGTVVAVPAAADGCGGSIRPATIMTVQACDSPARIVAKAAAVVPRKGQLAWQQRPVTAFTHFGMNTFTDREWGSGAERESAFAPPAVDTAQWMRSLKAAGVTQVMLTAKHHDGFVLYPTRYTNHSVVASPWCGASARDTAEANRAQDPSAYWQTRAECANPRSDVLRDYVESARAAGLKVGVYLSPADGAELPKRFFADEVTRIEAKVAAGQPLSIEEQATYEDRASAPQGQSRYGTGSAVTRRTIPALVPHDDRAAALAAGKLPRFTVDEDDYNAYYLNQIYELFTQYGPIDELWLDGANPWRDHGVSETYDFTTWFRLVHALSPDTVTFAGPAGVRWVGNEAGQARETEWSPLPTTGDPATAHNEELFLGGATAEDLGSRQKLADPSVRYLQWAPAESDVSLRPGWFFHPGEQPKTAAQLVELYRRTVGRNSSLLLNVPPGPDGRIAPADTAALAGFGQAIARTQARNLAAGGPAAVTDAALTTAERLDRPLDVRLPRPVTFDQIRLGEDITRGQHVEGAQVQAEVDGTWRTLATVSTIGFTRLITLPAPVTAAHLRVVVTQSRATPYLATFALYRTAA, from the coding sequence CAGCCGCCGTCGTCCCGCGGAAAGGTCAGCTCGCCTGGCAGCAGCGGCCGGTCACCGCGTTCACCCACTTCGGGATGAACACCTTCACCGACCGCGAATGGGGCTCGGGCGCGGAGCGGGAATCGGCCTTCGCCCCGCCGGCCGTCGACACCGCGCAGTGGATGCGCTCGCTCAAGGCCGCCGGCGTCACGCAGGTGATGCTTACGGCCAAGCACCACGACGGGTTCGTCCTCTACCCGACGCGCTACACCAACCACTCCGTCGTCGCGAGCCCATGGTGCGGGGCGTCGGCCCGGGACACGGCCGAGGCCAATCGCGCGCAGGACCCCTCGGCGTACTGGCAGACGCGGGCCGAGTGCGCCAACCCGCGTAGCGACGTCCTGCGTGACTACGTCGAGTCGGCGCGTGCGGCCGGGCTCAAGGTCGGCGTCTACCTGTCGCCCGCCGATGGCGCCGAGCTGCCGAAGCGGTTCTTCGCCGACGAGGTGACGCGGATCGAAGCGAAGGTCGCCGCCGGGCAGCCGCTGAGCATCGAGGAGCAGGCGACCTACGAGGACCGCGCGAGCGCGCCGCAGGGCCAGAGCCGGTACGGGACGGGCAGCGCGGTCACCCGCCGGACCATCCCGGCGCTCGTCCCGCACGACGACCGCGCCGCCGCGCTCGCCGCCGGGAAGCTGCCGCGGTTCACCGTCGACGAGGACGACTACAACGCCTACTACCTCAACCAGATCTACGAGCTGTTCACCCAGTACGGCCCCATCGACGAACTGTGGCTGGACGGCGCGAACCCGTGGCGCGACCACGGCGTCAGCGAGACCTACGACTTCACGACGTGGTTCCGGCTGGTCCACGCGCTGTCCCCGGACACCGTCACCTTCGCCGGGCCCGCGGGCGTGCGCTGGGTCGGCAACGAGGCCGGGCAGGCGCGCGAAACCGAGTGGAGCCCGCTGCCCACCACCGGCGACCCGGCGACCGCGCACAACGAAGAGCTGTTCCTCGGCGGCGCGACCGCCGAAGACCTCGGCTCGCGGCAGAAGCTGGCCGACCCGTCGGTGCGGTACCTGCAGTGGGCGCCCGCCGAATCCGACGTCTCCCTCCGGCCGGGCTGGTTCTTCCACCCCGGTGAACAGCCGAAGACCGCCGCACAGCTGGTCGAGCTCTACCGCCGGACCGTCGGGCGGAACTCGTCGCTGCTGCTCAACGTCCCGCCCGGCCCGGACGGCCGGATCGCGCCCGCCGACACCGCCGCGCTGGCCGGCTTCGGGCAGGCGATCGCCCGGACGCAGGCCCGCAACCTCGCCGCGGGCGGCCCGGCGGCGGTCACGGACGCGGCGCTGACGACTGCGGAACGGCTGGACCGCCCGCTCGACGTCCGGCTGCCCCGGCCGGTCACGTTCGACCAGATCCGCCTCGGCGAGGACATCACGCGCGGCCAGCACGTGGAAGGCGCGCAGGTGCAGGCCGAGGTCGACGGCACTTGGCGGACCCTCGCCACCGTGTCGACCATCGGCTTCACGCGGCTGATCACCCTGCCCGCGCCGGTGACCGCCGCGCACCTGCGCGTCGTCGTCACGCAGTCCCGCGCCACGCCGTACCTGGCCACCTTCGCGTTGTACCGCACCGCCGCCTGA